The Pseudomonas azadiae genome includes a window with the following:
- a CDS encoding TonB-dependent receptor has product MRFTRIHLALVAASMGHGMSMADTRDSDVGTIGVQGKATAGGGYMVQEESIKGRSTVTKEALDKQTATGNAVDKLKYTPGLNISSEDATGLSGFRFTMRGLNSDQVGMSVDGMPINDSGNYALYSNLLGDPENIDQIFVTQGAAEADGPHIGSSGGNIGIVTIRPTKETGAFVKQIMGSNATRKTFARLNTGEINGLSNWLSASHTEGQMWRGSGAVRADKVEWNSFFDAGDGNTANLILKYHEQDNNSYSQLTKAQFQQNGRKYDPYPAKPSVGSNGKYNSYYALAQNPFQTFTAVLNTQFKLADNLALSVIPYYYWGNGSGVGASSYALNSGSNQGGVFDLGNLPTGAQYNADGTPNSGVYYRPSRTQTWRPGITTKLNWDLGDHSVQVGYWYERARQSQTQPFIALKPSGKPVDTWPDSNDAVVDANGNTIQGRDRFTVTPAQKVWAQDTWYINPDWTLVAGLAYMNVKREGTNHGSLTEQAEKRNQTYNKLLPNVGLKYQLDERDQVFYSLSRNMRIPQNYVLYDQGAGSIDAKPETSWNHELGWRYTDEDMTVAATLFYMQFKDRQVSSRDINGDFADINAGAVNNSGLELEWSGLLPNHFNYYTSYTYTKAEQQDDLTAYNAGQAILLPTRGKQFANVPKNMLAANIGYDDGRFYGTFGGKYTSKLYGDLTNDEAISGRTVFNAGAGIYLPVDKKVVKDATLRLNVDNLFDKKYLDGVYTTKTNAASYNGFRDGDPAYIVGLERTVTVSLEANF; this is encoded by the coding sequence ATGAGGTTCACACGGATTCATCTGGCACTCGTAGCCGCAAGCATGGGGCATGGCATGTCCATGGCCGACACCCGCGACAGCGACGTCGGTACGATTGGGGTCCAGGGCAAGGCCACCGCCGGTGGCGGCTACATGGTGCAGGAAGAAAGCATCAAGGGCCGCTCCACCGTCACCAAGGAAGCGCTGGATAAACAGACCGCCACCGGCAACGCCGTGGACAAGCTCAAATACACCCCGGGCCTGAATATCTCCAGCGAGGACGCCACCGGCCTGTCCGGCTTTCGCTTCACCATGCGCGGGCTCAACTCCGACCAGGTGGGGATGTCGGTGGACGGCATGCCAATCAACGATTCCGGCAACTACGCGCTGTACTCCAACCTGCTGGGCGACCCGGAAAACATCGACCAGATCTTTGTCACCCAGGGCGCGGCCGAGGCTGACGGCCCGCACATCGGTTCCAGCGGCGGCAACATCGGTATCGTGACCATTCGCCCGACCAAGGAAACCGGCGCGTTCGTCAAACAGATCATGGGCAGCAACGCCACGCGCAAGACCTTTGCCCGCCTCAATACCGGCGAGATCAATGGCCTGAGCAACTGGTTGTCGGCGTCCCACACCGAAGGCCAGATGTGGCGGGGGTCGGGCGCGGTGCGTGCGGACAAAGTCGAATGGAACAGCTTCTTTGATGCGGGCGATGGCAACACCGCCAACCTGATCCTCAAGTACCACGAACAGGACAACAACAGCTACAGCCAACTGACCAAAGCCCAGTTCCAGCAGAACGGCCGCAAGTACGACCCCTACCCTGCCAAGCCCAGCGTGGGCAGCAACGGCAAGTACAACAGCTATTACGCCCTGGCGCAGAACCCGTTCCAGACGTTCACCGCCGTGCTCAATACCCAGTTCAAACTGGCGGACAATCTCGCGCTGTCGGTGATTCCGTATTACTACTGGGGTAACGGCAGCGGCGTTGGCGCCTCCAGCTATGCGCTGAACAGCGGCTCCAACCAGGGTGGCGTGTTCGACCTTGGCAACCTGCCCACCGGCGCCCAATACAACGCCGACGGCACCCCAAACAGCGGCGTGTACTACCGCCCTTCGCGCACCCAGACCTGGCGTCCGGGCATCACCACCAAACTGAACTGGGACCTGGGCGACCACAGCGTGCAAGTGGGCTATTGGTACGAACGCGCGCGCCAGAGCCAGACCCAACCATTCATTGCGCTCAAGCCCAGCGGCAAGCCGGTCGACACCTGGCCGGACTCCAACGACGCGGTGGTGGATGCCAACGGCAACACCATCCAGGGTCGCGACCGTTTCACCGTCACCCCGGCGCAAAAGGTCTGGGCCCAGGACACCTGGTACATCAACCCGGACTGGACCCTGGTCGCGGGCCTGGCCTACATGAACGTCAAGCGTGAAGGCACCAACCACGGCAGCCTCACCGAACAGGCCGAGAAACGTAACCAGACTTACAACAAACTGCTGCCCAACGTCGGCCTCAAATACCAGTTGGATGAGCGCGACCAAGTGTTCTACAGCCTGTCGCGCAATATGCGCATTCCGCAAAACTACGTGCTGTACGACCAAGGCGCGGGCTCCATCGATGCCAAGCCGGAGACCAGTTGGAACCACGAGTTGGGCTGGCGCTACACCGATGAGGACATGACCGTTGCCGCCACCTTGTTCTACATGCAGTTCAAGGATCGCCAGGTCTCATCCCGCGATATCAACGGTGATTTCGCCGACATCAACGCCGGCGCCGTCAACAACAGCGGCCTGGAGCTGGAGTGGAGCGGCCTGCTGCCCAACCACTTCAACTACTACACCTCTTACACCTACACCAAGGCCGAACAGCAAGACGACTTGACCGCCTACAACGCAGGCCAGGCCATCCTGCTGCCTACCCGCGGCAAGCAGTTCGCCAACGTGCCGAAAAACATGCTCGCGGCCAACATCGGTTACGACGACGGCCGCTTCTACGGCACCTTTGGCGGCAAGTACACCAGCAAGCTCTACGGCGACCTGACCAACGATGAAGCGATCTCCGGCCGCACCGTATTCAACGCCGGCGCCGGCATCTACCTGCCGGTGGACAAGAAGGTGGTCAAGGACGCGACCTTGCGCCTGAACGTCGACAACCTGTTCGACAAGAAGTACCTGGACGGCGTGTACACCACCAAGACCAACGCGGCCAGCTACAACGGCTTTCGCGACGGTGACCCCGCCTACATCGTGGGCCTGGAACGCACTGTAACGGTTTCCCTGGAAGCCAATTTCTAA
- a CDS encoding MotA/TolQ/ExbB proton channel family protein, translating to MDMNLLHDITFYVMYAAMAIAIFIAIERGIYFAYVRRQARALVEVLGANVHSERDLPQSLARRDSLPLNMVLPVLAQKASQGSRKDLDDVIETQYLTTRAPLARSLWIIETITTAAPLLGLLGTILGIIDTFKALATAGVSDPGQISGGIGTALFATGLGIAIALFCVVFHNFFQDSLERINDQLKILLIRAATGARVQNEVAHLLPTPLHSRTA from the coding sequence ATGGACATGAACCTTCTCCACGACATCACCTTTTATGTGATGTATGCCGCGATGGCCATCGCTATCTTTATCGCCATCGAGCGCGGTATCTACTTCGCTTACGTACGCCGCCAGGCCCGTGCGCTGGTCGAGGTACTGGGCGCCAACGTGCACAGTGAACGCGACTTGCCGCAAAGCCTGGCCCGTCGCGACAGCCTGCCGTTGAACATGGTGCTGCCGGTACTGGCGCAAAAAGCCTCGCAGGGTTCGCGAAAGGACTTGGATGACGTCATCGAGACCCAATACCTGACGACTCGCGCGCCGTTGGCCCGCAGCCTGTGGATCATCGAGACCATCACCACCGCCGCCCCGTTGCTGGGCCTGCTGGGCACCATCCTCGGCATCATCGACACCTTCAAGGCGCTGGCTACGGCGGGTGTGTCCGACCCGGGGCAGATTTCCGGTGGTATCGGTACGGCGTTGTTCGCCACCGGCCTGGGGATCGCCATCGCGCTGTTCTGCGTGGTGTTCCACAACTTTTTCCAGGACAGCCTGGAGCGCATCAATGACCAGCTGAAAATCCTGCTGATTCGCGCCGCCACCGGTGCCCGCGTACAGAATGAGGTAGCGCACCTGCTACCGACCCCATTGCACAGCCGCACGGCGTAA
- a CDS encoding energy transducer TonB family protein, whose protein sequence is MYVLFRARQLLGSVPAVIALVLIALGIQSQTLKVEPVYDESAVELALVEPEPEPPVIAQPVVEQEPPPPLVEDEEAEPAPPPPPPKPLPKPEPKPKPKPVPKPVVAKPTPVPAPAPIAAKPAPAAIAQVATTPAPPAPPKVDGQALEGGYLKGLRNELDTYKQYPTGRQASLERPTGEVVVWLLVDRQGRVLDSGLQTQASSMLLNRAATNSLRRIKQVKPFPEQAFGGRNEQRFTATFNYSVQ, encoded by the coding sequence ATGTACGTTCTGTTTCGTGCGCGTCAGTTGCTGGGCAGTGTCCCGGCCGTGATCGCTCTGGTGCTTATTGCACTGGGTATCCAGTCCCAGACGCTGAAGGTCGAGCCGGTGTACGACGAGTCGGCGGTTGAGCTGGCGCTGGTCGAGCCAGAGCCAGAGCCGCCAGTGATTGCGCAGCCTGTGGTGGAACAAGAACCGCCACCGCCGCTGGTCGAGGACGAAGAGGCCGAACCGGCCCCACCTCCGCCTCCACCGAAACCACTGCCAAAACCTGAACCCAAGCCCAAGCCGAAACCGGTGCCCAAACCGGTGGTGGCCAAGCCAACCCCTGTGCCAGCGCCAGCGCCCATTGCCGCTAAACCGGCACCGGCAGCCATCGCCCAGGTCGCAACGACGCCCGCGCCGCCTGCCCCACCGAAAGTCGATGGCCAAGCGCTGGAAGGCGGTTACCTCAAGGGTCTGCGCAACGAGTTGGACACCTACAAGCAATACCCCACCGGACGCCAGGCCTCCCTTGAACGCCCGACGGGCGAGGTGGTGGTGTGGTTGCTGGTAGATCGCCAGGGCCGGGTTCTCGACTCCGGCTTGCAAACCCAGGCCTCGAGCATGTTGCTCAACCGGGCCGCCACCAACAGCTTGCGTCGTATCAAGCAAGTCAAGCCGTTCCCCGAGCAAGCCTTCGGGGGACGCAATGAGCAGCGCTTCACCGCCACCTTCAATTACAGCGTGCAATAA
- a CDS encoding dipeptidase: MHFSLKKLAAATLFAASLSAVTGSAFANITPDQSTAILKQFNESSVTDFRGFLGALVEGDLGKTNDVGPAISAFLANKTLKAEQQNEINRLLGIYTRVKYGKAATETLRELVEIPTFNVDGVPQYKNPEFIKIAGKIQALAKSFKLNFRNIDNRVYEITLEGSGNEVVGIHAHADVVPVTPENWVLKDGTQLDPFKVTLIGDRMYGRGTEDDKNGIVVAMYAMKVIKEEKLPLARNFKLLVDTTEETSGDAIPYYFEKNPTPQYNLALDGGYPVVIAEKGYGTVMATFPRRKGEGEGAEIISMTGGMATNQIPSASVATFVSDKPAELAASLQKAGTEYAKRNGGDFEVVAKVDGKDVKLTVTGVSAHSSEPESGVNPVARMLELIHSVDGKIALKHNHITDAARYASDNWGLDYLGGKLGVGFSDAFMGPLTTSLTFVGLDDKAFKLAVNLRVPKGKSPEKLKAEIADKLSAWDKQSKVNVDFTYSVAEPMYRNPEGEWVKALLAVASENLGMEHKFGTSAGATSVHELPNGVQFGLARPEVKYTGHTDNEFKTVDQFLLDLQIVTEMMGRIGQLPKL, encoded by the coding sequence ATGCACTTTTCACTCAAAAAACTGGCCGCTGCGACGCTGTTCGCAGCGAGCCTCTCGGCTGTCACCGGCTCCGCTTTCGCCAACATCACCCCGGACCAGAGCACGGCGATCCTCAAGCAATTCAACGAAAGCTCCGTCACCGATTTTCGCGGTTTTCTCGGCGCCTTGGTCGAGGGTGACCTAGGCAAGACCAACGATGTCGGCCCGGCAATCAGTGCCTTCCTCGCCAACAAAACCCTGAAGGCCGAGCAGCAGAACGAGATCAATCGGCTACTGGGCATCTATACCCGGGTGAAGTACGGCAAGGCCGCCACCGAGACCCTGCGTGAGTTGGTGGAGATCCCGACGTTTAACGTCGACGGCGTGCCGCAGTACAAGAATCCGGAATTCATCAAGATCGCCGGAAAAATCCAGGCGCTGGCAAAATCTTTCAAGCTGAATTTCCGCAACATCGATAACCGTGTGTACGAAATCACCTTGGAAGGCAGCGGCAACGAAGTGGTCGGTATCCACGCCCACGCTGACGTGGTGCCGGTAACGCCGGAGAATTGGGTGCTGAAAGATGGCACCCAGCTCGATCCGTTCAAGGTGACGCTGATCGGCGATCGCATGTACGGCCGTGGTACCGAAGATGACAAGAACGGCATCGTAGTGGCCATGTATGCCATGAAGGTGATCAAGGAAGAAAAGCTGCCGCTGGCGCGCAACTTCAAGCTGCTGGTGGACACCACCGAAGAAACCTCCGGCGACGCGATTCCCTATTACTTCGAAAAGAACCCGACGCCGCAATACAACCTTGCGCTGGATGGCGGTTACCCGGTGGTGATTGCCGAGAAAGGCTACGGCACGGTGATGGCGACCTTCCCGCGGCGCAAGGGTGAAGGCGAAGGCGCCGAAATCATCTCGATGACTGGCGGCATGGCGACCAACCAGATTCCTTCGGCCTCGGTGGCGACCTTCGTGAGCGACAAGCCTGCCGAGTTGGCCGCCAGCCTGCAAAAAGCCGGTACCGAATACGCCAAGCGCAACGGTGGCGATTTTGAAGTCGTCGCCAAAGTCGACGGCAAAGACGTCAAGCTGACCGTCACCGGCGTGTCCGCTCACTCGTCGGAACCTGAATCCGGGGTGAACCCGGTCGCGCGCATGCTGGAGCTGATCCACAGCGTTGACGGCAAAATCGCCCTCAAGCACAACCACATCACCGACGCTGCGCGTTATGCGTCCGATAATTGGGGCCTGGATTACCTGGGCGGAAAATTGGGCGTGGGCTTCTCCGATGCGTTCATGGGGCCACTGACCACCTCGTTGACCTTTGTCGGCCTGGATGACAAAGCCTTCAAGCTGGCGGTGAACCTGCGCGTGCCGAAGGGCAAGTCGCCGGAGAAACTGAAAGCCGAAATTGCCGACAAGCTGAGCGCCTGGGACAAGCAATCCAAGGTCAACGTGGACTTCACCTACTCCGTGGCCGAGCCGATGTACCGCAACCCGGAAGGTGAATGGGTCAAGGCCCTGTTGGCGGTGGCCAGCGAGAACCTGGGCATGGAGCATAAGTTTGGCACGTCGGCCGGCGCAACTTCGGTGCACGAACTGCCCAACGGCGTGCAATTCGGCCTGGCGCGGCCGGAAGTGAAATACACCGGGCACACCGACAACGAGTTCAAGACCGTCGACCAGTTCCTGCTGGACTTGCAGATCGTGACTGAAATGATGGGACGCATCGGGCAGTTGCCGAAGCTCTGA
- a CDS encoding phospholipase D-like domain-containing protein: protein MSISLKVRIAGLAGLLMSPLVQADFSIPGFELVHTVPVDTALGTDDLRQPGPVWTELFDGAKSSIDIGQFYAADHPGSVLDRVIERLEAAGKRGVKIRFLLEEKGIKLSEATTLERLRAIPNLTFRVLPYASVSGGIIHAKYMVVDGKQAFVGSQNFDWRSLEHIHETGLLISDATVVGQVQAIFEQDWNAQQALSENKPVPQPVVGKEPPRSGNYLVASPQRYNPPGVGDSQLELPRLLGEATREVRVQLLDYAPLSYGPDKTRPYYAVIDNAVRAAAARGVSIKLMVSNWNTDRLELPYLKSLAVLPNVQIKIVTLPEARQGFIPYARVIHSKTMEIDGQVAWIGTSNWLGGYLDNSRNLEVVMRNEAMAKRIGQLHGQLWDGPYARALDIAKEYSEPHPGQH from the coding sequence ATGTCCATTTCCCTGAAAGTGCGCATCGCAGGCCTGGCGGGCTTGCTGATGAGTCCGCTGGTCCAGGCTGACTTTTCGATTCCGGGGTTTGAGTTGGTACACACCGTGCCGGTGGATACCGCCCTCGGCACTGACGACTTGCGTCAGCCCGGCCCGGTATGGACCGAACTGTTTGACGGCGCAAAAAGCAGCATTGATATCGGCCAGTTCTACGCCGCCGACCATCCTGGCTCGGTGCTGGACCGGGTGATCGAGCGCTTGGAAGCGGCCGGCAAACGCGGTGTGAAGATTCGCTTTCTGCTGGAAGAAAAAGGCATCAAGTTATCGGAAGCGACCACTCTGGAGCGCCTACGCGCGATCCCCAACCTGACCTTTCGGGTATTGCCCTACGCGAGCGTGAGCGGTGGAATCATCCACGCCAAATACATGGTGGTGGATGGCAAGCAGGCGTTTGTGGGCAGCCAGAATTTCGACTGGCGCTCGCTGGAACATATCCACGAAACCGGGTTGCTTATCAGCGATGCAACGGTGGTGGGCCAGGTGCAAGCGATCTTCGAGCAGGACTGGAATGCACAACAGGCGTTGAGCGAAAACAAACCGGTGCCGCAGCCTGTCGTGGGCAAGGAACCACCGCGCAGCGGCAACTACCTGGTGGCCAGCCCGCAACGCTACAACCCGCCGGGCGTAGGCGATTCGCAGCTCGAACTGCCGCGTTTGCTGGGCGAAGCAACGCGCGAAGTACGCGTGCAACTGCTCGATTATGCGCCGCTGTCCTACGGACCGGACAAGACCCGTCCGTACTACGCCGTAATCGACAACGCCGTGCGCGCAGCCGCAGCGCGTGGCGTGTCGATCAAGTTGATGGTGTCCAACTGGAACACCGACAGGCTGGAACTGCCCTACCTCAAAAGCCTCGCCGTGCTGCCCAACGTGCAGATCAAAATCGTCACGCTGCCTGAAGCCAGGCAAGGGTTTATCCCTTATGCACGCGTGATCCACAGCAAGACCATGGAAATAGACGGGCAGGTGGCATGGATCGGCACCAGCAACTGGCTGGGTGGATACCTGGATAATTCGCGCAACCTGGAAGTGGTCATGCGCAATGAAGCGATGGCCAAGCGTATAGGGCAATTGCATGGGCAGTTGTGGGATGGGCCCTACGCTAGAGCCTTGGACATCGCCAAGGAGTATTCCGAGCCCCACCCTGGCCAGCATTGA
- a CDS encoding ExbD/TolR family protein produces the protein MRTWDEPKKRKAHIELIPMIDVMMFLLVFFVLVSLNVIPALGMKTQLPSASSSQQLKPQNKFILTLGLEGQLQLDGKDLTVDALVPALKAAQTPETKSTIIVNSDKGVEVSRLVEVMDTLRLGGFTSVSIATRKS, from the coding sequence ATGAGAACCTGGGACGAACCGAAAAAACGCAAGGCGCACATCGAACTGATCCCGATGATCGACGTGATGATGTTCCTCCTGGTGTTTTTCGTACTCGTGAGCCTGAACGTGATTCCGGCCCTCGGCATGAAGACGCAGTTGCCCAGCGCCAGCAGTTCGCAGCAGCTCAAGCCGCAGAACAAATTCATCCTGACCCTGGGTCTCGAAGGCCAACTGCAACTGGATGGCAAGGACCTCACGGTCGACGCACTGGTGCCGGCGCTGAAGGCCGCGCAAACGCCCGAGACCAAGTCGACCATCATCGTTAACAGCGACAAAGGCGTAGAGGTTTCGCGCCTTGTGGAGGTGATGGACACCCTGCGCCTGGGTGGCTTTACCTCCGTGTCCATTGCCACGCGCAAGTCCTGA